In the Vicia villosa cultivar HV-30 ecotype Madison, WI unplaced genomic scaffold, Vvil1.0 ctg.002447F_1_1, whole genome shotgun sequence genome, one interval contains:
- the LOC131638842 gene encoding uncharacterized protein LOC131638842, whose translation MIGQFQIPQNYATSLHHQPPYMLQNPAAFSRPPTFNVHPPCPVNHIGWVKWNGNKLERRNDKRHVNPNDSSKTNGFTSKFRRFDFPKRRFTSGGRFYPPLAPRNTTSFIIRAKKSGGIASLVSPCATTPAILTTPMLSPSTEVVGEMAKEKWGVDGYGTMKGLIRVRSVKENFEEDEYNGGEHLEVEKRLNTDLRRFEMVYPSENSLENRVDEQELHIIRLEEQNLILKEKKFLIRDELDELRRRVLCLETEVIKLQKFNREDVC comes from the coding sequence ATGATAGGTCAGTTTCAGATTCCTCAAAATTACGCCACTTCGTTGCATCACCAACCACCTTACATGCTGCAAAATCCTGCAGCATTTTCCCGGCCGCCAACATTCAATGTCCATCCGCCTTGCCCTGTGAATCACATAGGTTGGGTTAAATGGAACGGAAACAAACTTGAGAGACGCAACGACAAACGCCATGTAAACCCTAACGATTCATCAAAGACAAATGGATTCACAAGCAAGTTTCGACGATTTGACTTTCCAAAGAGGAGGTTTACCAGTGGCGGACGTTTCTACCCTCCGTTAGCACCGCGCAATACAACATCGTTCATAATCCGTGCAAAGAAATCTGGCGGCATAGCTTCTCTGGTGTCTCCTTGTGCGACAACTCCGGCGATCTTGACAACGCCGATGTTGTCGCCGTCGACAGAGGTGGTTGGGGAGATGGCGAAGGAAAAGTGGGGAGTTGATGGATATGGTACAATGAAAGGCCTAATTCGTGTTCGGTCGGTGAAagaaaattttgaagaagatgaatataaTGGCGGGGAACATTTGGAAGTAGAGAAGCGATTGAACACTGATTTGAGGAGGTTTGAGATGGTATATCCAAGTGAAAATAGTTTAGAGAATAGGGTTGACGAACAGGAATTGCATATTATACGTCTTGAAGAACAAAATCTAATACTTAAGGAAAAAAAATTTCTCATTAGAGATGAATTAGATGAATTGAGACGGCGTGTTTTATGCTTGGAAACAGAAGTAATAAAATTGCAAAAGTTCAACCGAGAAGATGTTTGCTAG